In Hemitrygon akajei chromosome 17, sHemAka1.3, whole genome shotgun sequence, one DNA window encodes the following:
- the LOC140740617 gene encoding adenylate kinase isoenzyme 1-like isoform X3, giving the protein MNVGSFVSHGSCRGSEWLQRRTCSRPQLNWRLCSHCECQKPTGSSVKIENVNTRECGHGTYPAYGLFVPHPSGGQFVKIREKYGFTHPERIKQIMLEGGLVPVGIMLDVLKEAMLQNLNETKGFIMDGYPQTLEQADIFDKSHS; this is encoded by the exons ATGAATGTTGGCAGTTTCGTCTCTCATGGGTCCTGCCGGGGCTCTGAATGGCTCCAAAGGAGGACCTGTAGTCGTCCACAGCTGAATTGGCGTCTGTGCAGCCATTGTGAGTGCCAG AAACCTACAGGGTCATCGGTTAAAATTGAGAATGTGAATACTCGGGAGTGTGGTCATGGAACCTATCCTGCTTATGGGCTGTTTGTCCCACACccgtcag GGGGCCAGTTTGTGAAAATCAGGGAGAAATATGGCTTCACACACCCCGAAAGGATTAAGCAGATAATGCTCGAAGGAGGCTTGGTTCCAGTG GGGATCATGCTGGATGTTCTGAAGGAAGCCATGCTGCAGAATCTGAACGAGACAAAAGGCTTCATAATGGATGGTTATCCCCAGACCTTGGAACAGGCTGATATATTTGATAAATCA cacagttga
- the LOC140740617 gene encoding uncharacterized protein isoform X2, translated as MVEVGTPGTNGDRHGPKFRTEPAFQFPAVNPSSLQASLCWKTKCCQANNPQHFLQTGIISCCRSVSLPSPLAVLDVHLIHVKLPDTTTPTHLPERTHLANLTVQESHLAIALEDLEKAQCELDAKQAELDTVQMEYEQAMREKQLHSICSLCIFFAFF; from the exons atggtggaagtcggaacaccTGGCACAAATGGTGAtagacatggacccaagtttagaacggagccGGCGTTTCAGTTTCCtgccgtcaacccttcttccctacaagcaagtttatgctggaaaacaaaatgctgccaagcaaacaaccctcagcactttcttcaaaccggtaTCATTTCCTGCTGCCGTTCTGTGagccttccttcaccccttgctgtgctcgatgtccaccttatccatgtaaagctgcccgacaccacaacaCCCACTCATCTCCCAGAACGAACACAcctg GCAAACCTTACTGTACAGGAAAGTCACTTGGCCATTGCCCTGGAGGATCTGGAGAAGGCTCAGTGTGAGCTTGATGCCAAGCAGGCTGAGCTTGATACAGTGCAGATGGAATATGAACAAGCAATGAGAGAGAAACAG cttcacagcatctgcagtttgtgtattttttttgctttcttctgA
- the LOC140740617 gene encoding adenylate kinase-like isoform X1, translating to MNVGSFVSHGSCRGSEWLQRRTCSRPQLNWRLCSHCECQKPTGSSVKIENVNTRECGHGTYPAYGLFVPHPSGGQFVKIREKYGFTHPERIKQIMLEGGLVPVGIMLDVLKEAMLQNLNETKGFIMDGYPQTLEQADIFDKSVSVEIDYTSSVLPTLLTPTPVLIDPSEPPHVKMQS from the exons ATGAATGTTGGCAGTTTCGTCTCTCATGGGTCCTGCCGGGGCTCTGAATGGCTCCAAAGGAGGACCTGTAGTCGTCCACAGCTGAATTGGCGTCTGTGCAGCCATTGTGAGTGCCAG AAACCTACAGGGTCATCGGTTAAAATTGAGAATGTGAATACTCGGGAGTGTGGTCATGGAACCTATCCTGCTTATGGGCTGTTTGTCCCACACccgtcag GGGGCCAGTTTGTGAAAATCAGGGAGAAATATGGCTTCACACACCCCGAAAGGATTAAGCAGATAATGCTCGAAGGAGGCTTGGTTCCAGTG GGGATCATGCTGGATGTTCTGAAGGAAGCCATGCTGCAGAATCTGAACGAGACAAAAGGCTTCATAATGGATGGTTATCCCCAGACCTTGGAACAGGCTGATATATTTGATAAATCAGTGAGTGTCGAGATTGACTACACATCTAGTGTTCTGCCTACTCTCCTCACACCCACTCCTGTCCTCATCGATCCCTCAGAACCACCCCATGTTAAAATGCAAAGCTGA